One region of Demequina sp. TMPB413 genomic DNA includes:
- the pstC gene encoding phosphate ABC transporter permease subunit PstC: MTTTQHRAVVADDQPALTARKESAADKVFLGLSGTSASLILVVLAAVATFLLVEAWPALTDTAGDVADRVQWIKPETGESLIEIIGFLVFGTVIISTIALLIATPLSVGIALFISHYAPRKLAAGLGYLIDLLAAIPSVVYGLWGAIVLIPVLQPFYQFLSEVLGWIPLFAAAEDGTVSGTGRVAMSAGIVLAIMILPIITAVSREVFLQTPTLHEEAALAMGATRWEMIKMAVFPFGRSGVIGATMLGLGRALGETMAVYMIISPGLSYSFNILQAGEHNTIASFIALQFPEANSSGVSALIAMGLALFIITLLVNMAARWVVAQRSEFSGAN; this comes from the coding sequence GTGACAACCACTCAGCACCGTGCCGTCGTCGCTGACGACCAGCCTGCGCTCACCGCCCGCAAGGAGTCGGCAGCCGACAAGGTCTTCCTCGGGCTGTCCGGCACGTCAGCGTCATTGATTCTGGTCGTGTTGGCGGCCGTAGCGACCTTCCTCTTGGTGGAGGCGTGGCCAGCGCTCACTGACACCGCTGGTGACGTGGCTGACAGGGTTCAGTGGATCAAGCCTGAGACCGGTGAGTCGCTCATCGAGATCATCGGCTTCTTGGTCTTCGGAACCGTCATCATCTCGACCATCGCCCTGCTGATTGCTACGCCGCTGTCGGTGGGAATCGCGCTCTTCATCTCGCACTATGCGCCGCGAAAGCTCGCCGCAGGGCTGGGCTACCTGATCGACCTCCTCGCGGCGATCCCGTCGGTGGTCTACGGGTTGTGGGGCGCGATCGTCCTCATTCCCGTGCTTCAGCCCTTCTACCAGTTCCTCTCTGAGGTGCTGGGATGGATTCCGCTGTTTGCGGCCGCCGAAGACGGCACCGTGTCAGGCACCGGCCGCGTGGCCATGTCCGCCGGCATCGTTCTGGCCATCATGATCCTGCCGATCATCACCGCCGTCTCCCGCGAAGTGTTCCTCCAGACGCCCACCTTGCATGAGGAGGCGGCGCTCGCGATGGGTGCGACCCGGTGGGAGATGATCAAGATGGCGGTGTTCCCCTTCGGCCGCTCTGGCGTTATTGGCGCCACCATGCTGGGCCTTGGCCGGGCGCTAGGGGAGACCATGGCCGTCTACATGATCATCTCTCCGGGTCTCAGTTACTCGTTCAACATCTTGCAAGCTGGCGAGCACAACACGATCGCTTCGTTCATCGCACTGCAGTTCCCCGAGGCGAACTCGTCGGGCGTCTCCGCCCTGATCGCCATGGGCCTGGCACTGTTCATCATCACGCTGCTCGTCAACATGGCCGCCCGCTGGGTGGTCGCTCAGCGATCCGAATTCTCTGGAGCTAACTGA
- the pstS gene encoding phosphate ABC transporter substrate-binding protein PstS — translation MNIALRSGAVASVAALSLLLAACGPSNEDEETSPETSGATTTEAMADLAGTLNGAGASSQESAMEAWRAGFTADYPDVIVNYDPVGSGGGRTQFLDGATSFAGSDSLMDEEEYALAVDRCDADAGAIHLPMYISPIAVIFNLPGIDSINMTADVIAQIFDGKITAWNDPALVEINPDIELPSTTITMVHRADESGTTSNFTDYLAKASTSWPYEKSGDWPNALGESGPGTSAVVQIVQDTEGAIGYADASRAGDLGTVALGVGEEWVPFSAEAAAAVVDASPLAEGANGENDLAYKLDRTTTASGAYPLVLVSYHILCQQYDDADERALVTSFLKYVASDAGQQQSASAAGSSPISAQLSSDITAILDEIAAG, via the coding sequence GTGAACATCGCACTTCGCTCGGGAGCCGTCGCCTCTGTGGCCGCGCTCTCCCTGCTGCTTGCGGCCTGTGGGCCGTCCAACGAGGACGAAGAGACCTCGCCTGAGACCAGCGGCGCGACCACCACCGAGGCCATGGCTGACCTGGCAGGCACGCTCAACGGAGCGGGCGCCTCTTCGCAGGAGTCGGCCATGGAGGCCTGGCGCGCTGGCTTCACCGCCGACTACCCGGACGTGATCGTCAACTACGACCCCGTCGGCTCTGGCGGCGGACGCACCCAGTTCCTTGACGGCGCCACGTCGTTCGCCGGGTCCGACTCGCTCATGGACGAGGAGGAGTACGCCCTCGCTGTCGATCGTTGCGACGCCGACGCCGGTGCCATCCACCTGCCCATGTACATCTCCCCGATCGCCGTGATCTTCAACCTTCCCGGCATCGACAGCATCAACATGACGGCCGACGTCATCGCGCAGATCTTCGACGGCAAGATCACGGCGTGGAACGACCCGGCGCTCGTCGAGATCAACCCCGACATCGAACTGCCCTCGACCACGATCACCATGGTGCACCGTGCCGACGAGTCGGGCACCACGTCCAACTTCACGGATTACCTCGCGAAGGCCTCGACCTCGTGGCCCTACGAGAAGTCGGGCGACTGGCCGAACGCGCTGGGCGAGTCTGGTCCAGGCACCTCTGCCGTGGTGCAGATCGTTCAGGACACCGAGGGTGCCATTGGTTACGCCGACGCCTCGCGTGCCGGTGACCTCGGAACCGTTGCGCTCGGTGTGGGCGAGGAGTGGGTGCCGTTCTCGGCCGAAGCCGCCGCCGCCGTCGTCGACGCTTCGCCGCTCGCAGAAGGTGCCAACGGCGAGAACGACCTGGCCTACAAGCTGGACCGCACCACCACGGCGTCGGGTGCCTACCCGCTCGTGCTGGTGTCGTACCACATCCTGTGCCAGCAGTACGACGACGCCGACGAGCGCGCGCTCGTGACGTCGTTCCTGAAGTACGTCGCTTCCGACGCCGGTCAGCAGCAGTCCGCCTCGGCGGCAGGCTCCTCGCCGATCTCGGCTCAGCTGTCGAGCGACATCACCGCGATTCTCGACGAGATTGCGGCCGGCTAA
- a CDS encoding response regulator transcription factor produces the protein MTDHVLIVEDEETYRDSLRFIFEREGFRVTLAANGREGIEAFERDGADVVLLDLMLPEVSGTDVFRAIRTHSDVPVVMVTARDDQVDKIIGLELGADDYVTKPFSGRELVARVRNVLRRASALPADLDDEPTRLTVSRFTLDPERLTVTKDGVAQSLPPKEFALFYLLAANAGRVLTRQVIIDRVWGADYFGDTKTLDVHIKRLRGRIEDEPGSPQHLQTVRGVGYTFEP, from the coding sequence ATGACCGACCACGTCTTAATCGTCGAGGACGAGGAGACCTATCGCGACTCGCTGCGATTCATCTTCGAACGCGAGGGTTTCCGTGTCACCCTCGCAGCCAACGGCCGGGAGGGCATCGAGGCCTTTGAACGCGACGGCGCCGACGTGGTGCTTCTCGACCTCATGCTTCCCGAGGTATCGGGCACGGACGTGTTTCGCGCAATCAGGACGCATTCCGACGTTCCGGTCGTCATGGTGACGGCGCGAGACGACCAGGTCGACAAGATCATCGGGCTGGAACTCGGCGCCGACGACTACGTCACCAAGCCCTTTAGCGGCAGGGAGTTGGTGGCGAGGGTGCGCAACGTGCTGCGTAGGGCGAGTGCGCTACCGGCCGACCTCGATGACGAACCGACGCGGCTCACCGTCTCCCGCTTCACTCTCGATCCAGAGCGCCTCACCGTCACCAAGGACGGTGTCGCACAGTCCCTGCCGCCCAAGGAGTTCGCGCTGTTCTACTTGCTCGCCGCCAATGCTGGCCGCGTACTGACCCGCCAGGTCATCATCGACCGCGTTTGGGGAGCCGATTACTTCGGGGACACGAAGACTCTCGACGTCCACATCAAGCGGCTCCGCGGCCGGATAGAGGACGAGCCAGGCTCGCCACAGCACCTGCAAACGGTGCGCGGCGTCGGCTACACCTTTGAGCCGTAA
- a CDS encoding cell wall metabolism sensor histidine kinase WalK, whose product MTPLAWLAMALAFCGGVLLGALLLRRRAKQEVVARTLVPHRTRQIVGALQSGAVIVRRDRRASFSNHSAAALGIARPDGALHDGVADLAERAWSTGEVVEEEVEVRRGVLGAVSLVHVRVTPIDEELALAVANDNTEQRAAEATRREFAVNVSHELKTPIGALSLLAENVEDTADDPELVRQFAVKMRREARRLTKLIQEIIDISRLQGGESVLDHEEIDVAGVVHEAFEGARLAAETKRIELVADLRARPMVLGDRDLLVMAVRNLVDNAIAYSDAGSRVTASVTTHEDAVSIAVMDQGIGIDAKDQERIFERFYRTDPARARQTGGTGLGLSIVKHVALQHSGAVTVWSQPSVGSTFTLTLPGYQESP is encoded by the coding sequence ATGACACCGCTCGCATGGCTTGCGATGGCCCTTGCCTTTTGCGGCGGAGTGCTCCTTGGTGCGCTCCTATTGCGCCGACGCGCCAAGCAGGAGGTGGTCGCGCGCACCTTGGTGCCGCACCGCACGCGCCAAATCGTCGGTGCCTTGCAGTCGGGAGCAGTCATCGTGCGGCGCGATCGCAGGGCATCCTTCTCGAACCATTCGGCCGCGGCGTTGGGAATCGCCAGACCGGACGGCGCGCTTCACGACGGCGTTGCCGACCTGGCCGAGCGGGCGTGGAGTACGGGCGAGGTGGTCGAGGAAGAAGTCGAAGTGCGGCGCGGGGTGCTTGGCGCCGTGTCTCTTGTCCACGTGAGGGTGACGCCCATCGACGAGGAACTGGCGCTAGCGGTGGCGAACGACAACACGGAGCAACGGGCCGCGGAGGCAACACGGCGCGAGTTTGCCGTCAATGTCTCGCACGAACTGAAGACTCCGATCGGCGCTTTGTCCTTGTTGGCAGAGAACGTCGAAGACACGGCGGACGATCCGGAACTGGTGCGCCAGTTCGCGGTCAAGATGCGCCGCGAGGCCAGGAGGCTTACGAAACTCATCCAGGAGATCATCGACATCTCGCGGCTCCAGGGCGGCGAGTCGGTGCTCGACCATGAGGAGATCGACGTCGCTGGCGTGGTCCACGAGGCTTTCGAGGGCGCGCGCCTTGCTGCGGAGACCAAACGAATCGAGCTGGTCGCCGACCTGAGGGCCCGCCCCATGGTCTTGGGTGACAGGGACCTCTTGGTCATGGCAGTCCGCAACCTCGTCGACAACGCCATCGCCTACTCAGACGCGGGATCGCGCGTCACGGCTTCCGTGACCACCCACGAAGACGCCGTGTCTATCGCGGTCATGGATCAGGGAATCGGCATCGACGCCAAAGATCAAGAGCGCATCTTCGAGCGGTTCTACCGCACCGATCCCGCGAGGGCCAGGCAGACGGGAGGCACCGGCCTGGGGCTGAGCATCGTCAAGCACGTGGCGCTGCAACACTCAGGGGCGGTGACAGTCTGGTCCCAGCCCTCGGTGGGCTCCACCTTCACCTTGACCCTTCCCGGATACCAGGAGTCACCATGA
- the phoU gene encoding phosphate signaling complex protein PhoU: MRTLFTAEMSELADDLAAMARHVSTAIDQAGEALLTKNVEMAQQVIANDATLDDIEGTVDERCVLLIAQQQPVGLDLRTIIVSLRISAALERMGDLAQHIAEAARRAYPDSAFPDSHADVVEGMVVAARKAAQEVAELIEGRDLNVAAGIVSDDDTLDQLHAEAYQRLLAEDFVGSPQEILNISLLARYFERFGDHAVGVSRRIVYLVTGDHTGESARI, translated from the coding sequence ATGCGCACGCTGTTTACCGCCGAGATGTCGGAACTTGCCGATGATCTTGCCGCCATGGCTCGGCACGTGTCGACCGCCATCGACCAGGCGGGCGAGGCACTACTGACCAAGAACGTGGAAATGGCCCAGCAAGTCATTGCCAACGACGCCACACTCGATGACATCGAGGGAACAGTCGACGAACGCTGCGTCCTGCTCATCGCACAACAGCAGCCCGTTGGCCTTGACCTGCGGACCATCATTGTCAGCTTGCGCATCTCCGCAGCGCTCGAGCGCATGGGCGACCTGGCTCAGCACATCGCCGAAGCCGCGCGTCGCGCGTACCCAGACAGCGCCTTCCCCGACTCGCACGCCGATGTGGTCGAGGGGATGGTCGTGGCCGCCAGGAAGGCCGCTCAAGAGGTCGCCGAACTGATCGAGGGGCGCGACCTGAACGTCGCCGCAGGAATCGTGAGCGACGACGACACTCTCGACCAGCTCCACGCCGAGGCATACCAGCGACTGCTCGCCGAGGACTTCGTGGGTAGCCCGCAAGAGATCCTCAACATCTCGCTGCTCGCACGCTACTTCGAACGCTTTGGCGACCACGCCGTCGGCGTCTCCCGCAGGATCGTCTACTTGGTCACGGGTGACCACACTGGCGAGTCCGCTCGCATCTAG
- a CDS encoding phosphoglyceromutase, whose translation MTYTLILLRHGESEWNAKNLFTGWVDVPLNEKGWGEAVRGGELLKEEGVLPDVVHTSLLRRAIMTANLALDAADRHWVPVKRNWRLNERHYGDLQGKNKAETLEQYGEEKFMTWRRSYDVPPPVISADNEYTQEGDPRYAGEPIPKTECLKDVLERALPYWESAIVPDLKEGKTVMVAAHGNSLRAIIKYLDGIADDDIVGVNVPTGIPLVYELDEQTLKPIKPGGTYLDADAAAAAIQAVANQGKK comes from the coding sequence ATGACCTACACACTCATCCTGCTCCGCCACGGCGAGAGCGAATGGAACGCCAAGAACCTGTTTACCGGTTGGGTCGACGTGCCCCTGAACGAGAAGGGCTGGGGCGAGGCCGTACGCGGCGGCGAGCTGCTCAAGGAGGAAGGCGTGCTTCCCGACGTCGTCCACACCTCGTTGCTGCGTCGCGCCATCATGACCGCGAACCTCGCGCTCGACGCCGCCGACAGGCACTGGGTTCCCGTCAAGCGCAACTGGCGCCTCAACGAGCGCCACTACGGAGACCTCCAGGGCAAGAACAAGGCCGAGACCCTCGAGCAGTACGGCGAAGAGAAGTTCATGACGTGGCGCCGTTCCTACGACGTGCCGCCGCCCGTGATCTCTGCGGACAACGAGTACACCCAAGAGGGAGACCCCCGCTACGCCGGCGAGCCGATTCCCAAGACCGAATGCCTCAAGGACGTCCTTGAGCGCGCGCTGCCGTACTGGGAGTCCGCGATCGTTCCTGATCTCAAGGAAGGCAAAACGGTCATGGTGGCCGCACACGGCAACTCCTTGCGCGCCATCATCAAGTACCTGGACGGCATCGCTGACGACGACATCGTGGGCGTCAACGTGCCCACGGGCATCCCGCTCGTCTACGAACTCGACGAGCAGACCCTCAAGCCCATCAAGCCGGGCGGCACGTACCTTGACGCCGACGCCGCGGCAGCTGCCATTCAGGCCGTGGCCAATCAGGGCAAGAAGTAG
- a CDS encoding beta-propeller fold lactonase family protein has protein sequence MTSFFVGTYPQAGLGTEPGKGEGVWRAQIDAEGDMTAAQVTVEPAPSFAVTHPQAPVIYVVEETEPTTVAVWDVGTEPPRELARIDAGGAYGCHALVAPDGATLYVSHYGNGDVSVIPLAPGGIPHATAPAQTVSHEGSGPRSDRQQGPHAHFAAFAPGGRHLLIADLGTDQLRRYNVGADGLLYQPGIAATLQPGSGPRHLAVRGDLIYVVCELDHYVRTLRWDGASGTAEVIAEHQTTLVPLRSGDTLYDAHVDIVHRERGDVLLVSVRGADVISVFDIAPEGELTYRAAFDAGHWPRHFAVVGEQLIVGAERGHEVRAYALADVLALPPESESGAVASLPHTSAPITSPACVVPLS, from the coding sequence ATGACCTCCTTCTTCGTGGGAACGTATCCGCAGGCAGGCCTTGGCACTGAGCCGGGCAAGGGCGAGGGCGTGTGGCGCGCCCAGATCGACGCCGAGGGCGACATGACCGCGGCCCAGGTCACTGTCGAGCCCGCTCCGTCCTTTGCGGTCACACATCCGCAAGCACCGGTGATCTACGTGGTGGAGGAGACGGAGCCCACCACCGTGGCGGTGTGGGATGTGGGTACCGAGCCCCCGCGAGAGTTGGCTCGGATCGACGCAGGGGGCGCATACGGGTGCCACGCCCTGGTTGCCCCTGACGGAGCGACCCTCTACGTCAGCCATTACGGCAACGGGGATGTGAGCGTGATCCCTCTCGCGCCTGGCGGCATTCCCCACGCCACCGCACCCGCGCAGACCGTGTCACACGAGGGATCGGGGCCGCGCAGCGATCGCCAACAAGGGCCGCACGCGCACTTCGCCGCCTTCGCGCCCGGTGGCAGGCACCTGCTCATTGCTGATCTCGGCACCGACCAACTGCGGCGCTACAACGTGGGTGCCGACGGGCTGCTGTATCAACCCGGCATTGCCGCGACGCTGCAGCCAGGGTCCGGCCCGCGCCATCTCGCCGTGCGCGGCGACCTGATCTACGTCGTGTGCGAGCTCGACCATTACGTGCGGACGCTGCGGTGGGATGGCGCGTCTGGCACGGCCGAGGTCATTGCAGAGCACCAGACCACGCTGGTTCCGCTGCGCTCCGGCGACACCTTGTACGACGCTCACGTCGATATCGTGCATCGCGAGCGAGGCGACGTCCTGCTGGTGTCCGTGAGGGGGGCGGACGTCATTTCCGTGTTCGACATCGCTCCTGAAGGCGAGTTGACCTACAGGGCCGCCTTCGATGCCGGTCACTGGCCGCGCCACTTCGCGGTCGTCGGCGAGCAACTGATCGTGGGTGCCGAGCGCGGCCACGAAGTGCGTGCCTACGCTTTGGCCGACGTTTTGGCGTTGCCTCCTGAATCGGAATCTGGCGCGGTCGCTTCGCTGCCGCACACGTCGGCCCCCATCACGAGCCCCGCCTGCGTCGTTCCCCTCTCCTAA
- a CDS encoding Lsr2 family protein: protein MAQKVQVVLVDDVDGGSADETLRFAVDNTQYEIDLSTAHATEMRAAFAPWVSAARKVSARGTSKPRGGADTSKVRAWAKQNGFEVSERGRISATVRSAYDAAH from the coding sequence ATGGCTCAGAAAGTCCAGGTTGTCCTGGTCGACGATGTTGATGGTGGTTCGGCAGATGAGACGCTGAGGTTCGCGGTCGACAACACCCAGTACGAGATCGACCTGTCGACCGCCCACGCCACCGAGATGCGCGCGGCGTTCGCGCCGTGGGTTTCCGCCGCTCGCAAGGTATCCGCCAGGGGTACGAGCAAGCCGCGCGGCGGTGCCGACACCAGCAAGGTCAGGGCGTGGGCTAAGCAGAACGGCTTCGAGGTATCGGAGCGCGGCCGCATTTCGGCCACCGTACGTTCCGCGTACGACGCGGCTCACTAG
- the lysS gene encoding lysine--tRNA ligase, with amino-acid sequence MRVRRDKRDRILAAGGQAYPVSVPVTHQIADVSAAYASIEDGVETDDVVAVAGRVVFVRNTGKLCFAAIQDGEGNRLQLMVSLAAVGEDSLAAFKTDVDLGDHLFAQGRAGKSRRGEVSVFVSEWSLAAKALRPLPVLHKDLAEDTRVRQRYIDLIVRPLARDTARQRARLMRSLRESLHGRGFIEIETPMLQTQHGGAAARPFVTHMNAFDIDLYMRIAPELFLKRAVVGGIEKVFEINRNFRNEGADSSHSPEFSMLEAYEAYGDYSTMATLTQNLIQTSAVDLFGTTTVTHANGEEYELGGEWPSITLYGSLSEAIGTDITPETPVAELQAWCDKAEISVDPKHTNHGKLVEELWEHHVGESLTRPTFVRDFPVETSPLTRDHRETPGLVEKWDLYVSGFELATAYSELVDPVIQRERFEQQARLAALGDAEAMRLDEDFLTAMEHGMPPAGGMGMGIDRLLMALTGLGIRETILFPLVKPEERP; translated from the coding sequence ATGCGCGTGCGGCGCGACAAGCGCGACCGCATTCTCGCCGCTGGCGGGCAGGCATACCCCGTGTCCGTTCCGGTGACGCACCAGATCGCCGACGTCTCGGCGGCCTACGCGTCGATCGAGGACGGCGTGGAGACGGACGACGTCGTGGCGGTAGCCGGTCGCGTGGTCTTTGTGCGTAACACGGGAAAGCTGTGCTTCGCCGCCATCCAAGATGGCGAAGGCAACAGGCTGCAGTTGATGGTGAGCCTTGCCGCCGTCGGCGAAGACTCGCTTGCTGCATTCAAGACCGACGTTGACCTCGGCGATCACCTGTTCGCCCAAGGGCGAGCGGGAAAGTCCCGCCGCGGCGAGGTGAGCGTCTTTGTCTCCGAGTGGTCCCTCGCGGCCAAGGCCTTGCGGCCGCTGCCCGTCCTTCACAAGGATCTTGCCGAAGACACCCGAGTCCGTCAGCGCTACATCGACCTGATCGTGCGGCCGCTCGCACGTGACACCGCTCGCCAACGTGCGCGTCTCATGCGCTCTTTGCGAGAGTCCCTGCACGGTCGCGGGTTCATCGAGATTGAGACGCCGATGCTCCAGACGCAGCACGGCGGCGCGGCGGCACGGCCATTTGTGACCCACATGAACGCGTTCGACATTGATCTCTATATGCGCATCGCGCCGGAGCTATTCCTCAAGCGGGCCGTCGTGGGCGGCATTGAAAAGGTCTTCGAGATCAACCGAAATTTCCGCAATGAAGGCGCCGACTCGTCGCACTCGCCCGAGTTCTCGATGCTCGAGGCGTACGAGGCCTACGGCGACTACTCGACCATGGCGACGCTCACGCAGAACCTGATTCAAACGTCGGCCGTTGATCTGTTTGGAACCACCACCGTGACCCACGCGAACGGCGAGGAATACGAACTCGGAGGTGAGTGGCCGTCCATCACGCTCTACGGATCTCTGTCGGAGGCAATCGGAACCGACATCACACCCGAGACGCCGGTTGCTGAACTGCAGGCCTGGTGCGACAAGGCCGAGATCTCGGTGGATCCCAAGCACACCAATCACGGCAAGCTTGTCGAGGAGCTCTGGGAGCACCACGTGGGCGAGAGCCTGACGAGGCCGACCTTTGTGAGGGACTTCCCCGTAGAGACGAGCCCGCTCACGCGAGACCATAGGGAGACTCCTGGACTCGTGGAGAAGTGGGACCTCTACGTGAGCGGCTTCGAACTCGCGACCGCGTACTCAGAGTTGGTTGACCCTGTGATCCAGCGCGAACGCTTTGAACAGCAGGCGCGACTCGCCGCGCTCGGCGATGCCGAGGCGATGCGGCTCGACGAAGACTTCCTGACCGCGATGGAGCACGGCATGCCCCCAGCGGGCGGCATGGGCATGGGAATTGATCGACTGCTGATGGCGCTGACAGGACTGGGGATTCGGGAGACGATTCTCTTTCCCTTGGTCAAGCCTGAGGAGAGGCCATGA
- the nadC gene encoding carboxylating nicotinate-nucleotide diphosphorylase — MMPEDLPQDRELDPAWLKATVAAALDEDLGGRPGRDVTTQATIAPTLQVTGDVVVRDDGVLAGIGVVEDAMTQVAQRLGLDVPRVQHLAADGDAIAAGTSVARVEGAGHVVLIAERTVLNLMSRASGVATHTRRWADALAGTEARVLDTRKTTPLLRELDKYAVRCGGGVNKRFGLYDCAMIKDNHIIASGSIADAVAAIRQAFPDVPLQVEVEGRDQALEALAAGIRFLMLDNMPPAQMAELIAEIRGMDDQYGAVRFEATGGLTLANAADVAATGVDFMSVGALTHSSAILDIALDVREAKAGSALT, encoded by the coding sequence ATGATGCCCGAAGACCTGCCTCAAGACCGTGAACTCGACCCCGCGTGGCTCAAGGCCACCGTCGCCGCCGCGCTCGACGAGGACCTGGGCGGACGCCCTGGTAGAGACGTGACCACGCAGGCGACCATCGCGCCGACGCTCCAGGTCACCGGCGACGTCGTGGTCAGAGACGACGGCGTGCTCGCCGGCATCGGCGTCGTCGAGGACGCGATGACACAGGTAGCGCAGCGGCTCGGCCTTGACGTCCCGCGCGTGCAACACCTCGCAGCCGACGGCGACGCCATCGCGGCGGGAACCAGCGTGGCCCGCGTCGAGGGTGCAGGGCACGTGGTCCTCATTGCGGAGCGCACCGTCCTCAACCTCATGTCCAGGGCGTCGGGAGTCGCCACCCACACGAGGCGCTGGGCCGACGCGCTCGCAGGCACCGAAGCACGGGTGCTGGACACCCGCAAGACCACTCCTCTGTTACGAGAGCTCGACAAATACGCGGTGCGGTGCGGCGGGGGAGTGAACAAGCGATTCGGTCTGTACGACTGCGCGATGATCAAGGACAACCACATCATCGCATCGGGGTCCATCGCCGACGCCGTGGCCGCGATCCGACAGGCCTTTCCCGACGTTCCCCTTCAGGTGGAAGTCGAGGGGCGCGACCAGGCCTTGGAGGCCCTCGCCGCGGGCATTCGCTTCCTCATGCTGGACAACATGCCCCCCGCACAGATGGCGGAGTTGATCGCCGAGATCCGCGGCATGGACGATCAGTACGGTGCGGTGCGCTTCGAGGCCACGGGAGGGCTCACGCTCGCGAACGCGGCCGACGTTGCGGCAACCGGCGTGGACTTCATGTCGGTGGGCGCGCTCACCCATAGCTCGGCCATCCTGGATATCGCGCTCGACGTGCGCGAGGCGAAGGCGGGCAGCGCCCTCACGTAG
- a CDS encoding metal-sensitive transcriptional regulator: MSAVHLEPQDLEPVIKRLRRAQGQLAGVLNMIDEGRDCGDVVTQLAAVSKAIDRAGFTMIAAGLQQCIRSDEDETDARERLEKMFMSLS; this comes from the coding sequence ATGTCGGCTGTTCACTTGGAGCCGCAAGACCTCGAGCCTGTCATCAAGCGCTTGCGCCGCGCGCAGGGTCAACTTGCCGGTGTGCTCAACATGATCGACGAGGGCCGCGACTGCGGCGACGTCGTCACCCAACTGGCCGCCGTCTCGAAGGCCATCGACCGCGCCGGCTTCACCATGATCGCGGCGGGCCTGCAGCAGTGCATCCGGTCGGACGAGGACGAGACGGACGCGCGCGAGCGACTCGAGAAGATGTTCATGTCGCTGTCCTGA